The following proteins are encoded in a genomic region of Coregonus clupeaformis isolate EN_2021a chromosome 14, ASM2061545v1, whole genome shotgun sequence:
- the LOC121580715 gene encoding angiomotin-like 2a isoform X2, which translates to MASTEEPSGTVLHRLIQEQLRYGNPTDARTLLAIQQQALRGGSGGFPGGGPGSGAEEGPGRSPRSSLESLTQEDSSFLQLSARQEPQGQEHHGDYQHSESSYQLYQLHGEELPTYEQAKAHSQYLAQHWSTTTGPHKQLREGTLLRDGDYRAAEEELIELKRGHVRSLSERLLQLSLERNCAMAKSEAVKSSSHSYPELGYYAPPQGLQDKRSPHPEYSSVTIMTQGYMPIHAQEPQCVYRDMPQPLQIHQHRYAAPAQQQAEACYGVFTSLPPGGVEEPRQTELLMLDNERLRQELEGHREKACRIHKLEQEVQRVSEAYETLLQGSCKRESLEQTLRSRLVDKISRLQDFNRDLQESLANARTHAAKDVEAAEHNQHIMTKLLEQNEEQQFERERAERELQRLRNSAEEQGLRVEQLEEALEAKRCKGRQLEEELRRKRAYVEKVERLQSALAQLQTTCEKREGLEMRLRTRLEQELKSLRAQQRQSHPPGVTVGSLHERLREREERILALEADMVRWEQKYLEESTMRQFAMDVAATAAQRNVFSPFQRHNHHQPFSLPLFQQQLQ; encoded by the exons ATGGCATCCACAGAAGAGCCATCTGGCACGGTCCTGCACCGCCTCATCCAGGAACAACTACGCTACGGCAACCCCACAGACGCCCGCACCCTCCTGGCCATCCAGCAGCAGGCCCTGCGCGGAGGCAGCGGAGGGTTCCCTGGCGGAGGACCTGGGAGCGGAGCAGAAGAGGGCCCCGGTCGAAGCCCCCGCTCCTCCCTGGAGAGCCTCACCCAGGAGGACTCCTCATTCCTCCAGCTGTCCGCCCGTCAGGAGCCCCAGGGCCAGGAGCACCATGGAGACTACCAGCACTCGGAGAGCAGCTACCAGCTCTACCAGCTCCACGGCGAGGAGCTGCCCACCTACGAGCAGGCCAAGGCCCACTCCCAGTACCTGGCTCAGCATTGGTCGACCACCACGGGCCCCCACAAGCAGCTCCGCGAGGGGACACTCCTGCGCGATGGGGACTACCGTGCGGCGGAGGAGGAGCTGATTGAGTTGAAGCGAGGGCACGTGCGGTCGCTCAGCGAGCGTCTCCTGCAGCTGTCTCTGGAGAGAAATTGTGCCATGGCGAAGTCAGAGGCGGTGAAGAGCTCCTCACATAGTTACCCAGAGCTGGGTTACTACGCCCCCCCACAAGGCCTCCAGGACAAACGCAGCCCACACCCAGAATACTCATCGGTTACCATCATGACCCAAGGTTATATGCCCATCCACGCTCAAGAGCCCCAGTGTGTGTACAGGGACATGCCCCAGCCACTCCAGATCCACCAGCACAG GTATGCGGCCCCAGCCCAGCAGCAAGCGGAGGCCTGCTACGGCGTGTTCACTAGTCTGCCCCCTGGTGGCGTGGAGGAGCCCAGGCAGACGGAACTGCTGATGCTGGACAAtgagaggctgagacaggagctgGAGGGCCACCGAGAGAAGGCCTGCCGCATCCACAAG TTGGAGCAGGAGGTCCAGAGGGTTTCGGAGGCCTATGAGACTCTGCTGCAGGGCAGCTGTAAGAGGGAGAGCCTGGAGCAGACCTTGAGGAGCAGACTGGTGGACAAGATCAGCAGGCTGCAGGACTTCAACAGAGACCTCCAAG AAAGCCTGGCGAATGCCAGAACACACGCCGCCAAAGATGTGGAAGCTGCCGAACACAACCAGCACATCATGACCAAACTGCTCGAGCAAA ACGAGGAGCAGCAGTTTGAGCGTGAGCGCGCAGAGCGAGAACTCCAGCGGCTCCGTAACTCCGCCGAGGAGCAGGGCCTGAGGGTGGAGCAGCTGGAGGAGGCCCTGGAGGCCAAGCGGTGCAAGGGCCGGCAGCTGGAGGAGGAGCTGCGGCGGAAGCGGGCCTACGTGGAGAAGGTGGAGCGGCTGCAGAGCGCCCTGGCTCAGCTGCAGACCACCTGCGAGAAGCGCGAGGGCCTGGAGATGAGGTTGAGGACACGCCTGGAGCAGGAGCTGAAGAGCCTGAGGGCGCAGCAGAGGCAGTCTCACCCACCGGGCGTGACGGTGGGCTCGCTGCACGAGcgtctgagggagagagaggagcgtaTCCTAGCCCTGGAGGCGGACATGGTGCGCTGGGAGCAGAAGTACTTGGAGGAGAGCACCATGAGGCAGTTTGCCATGGACGTGGCCGCCACCGCCGCTCAGAG GAATGTATTTTCTCCGTTCCAGAGACACAACCATCATCAACCATTCTCCCTGCCACTCTTCCAACAACAGCTTCAATGA
- the LOC121580715 gene encoding angiomotin-like 2a isoform X1, producing MASTEEPSGTVLHRLIQEQLRYGNPTDARTLLAIQQQALRGGSGGFPGGGPGSGAEEGPGRSPRSSLESLTQEDSSFLQLSARQEPQGQEHHGDYQHSESSYQLYQLHGEELPTYEQAKAHSQYLAQHWSTTTGPHKQLREGTLLRDGDYRAAEEELIELKRGHVRSLSERLLQLSLERNCAMAKSEAVKSSSHSYPELGYYAPPQGLQDKRSPHPEYSSVTIMTQGYMPIHAQEPQCVYRDMPQPLQIHQHRYAAPAQQQAEACYGVFTSLPPGGVEEPRQTELLMLDNERLRQELEGHREKACRIHKLEQEVQRVSEAYETLLQGSCKRESLEQTLRSRLVDKISRLQDFNRDLQESLANARTHAAKDVEAAEHNQHIMTKLLEQNEEQQFERERAERELQRLRNSAEEQGLRVEQLEEALEAKRCKGRQLEEELRRKRAYVEKVERLQSALAQLQTTCEKREGLEMRLRTRLEQELKSLRAQQRQSHPPGVTVGSLHERLREREERILALEADMVRWEQKYLEESTMRQFAMDVAATAAQRDTTIINHSPCHSSNNSFNEDLPVADYRNQEMENRIRALYTQILAKDAVINILHQHLHQEQIKKDGSCLPTATYTPVSTASYTSIGKGKSLSDDQTALSPLLCSSAAHPSQSCGSEDGAKVKEPATGCKLSIDDAAAQHHNASLNPLRGPDDLEAEAVEIFI from the exons ATGGCATCCACAGAAGAGCCATCTGGCACGGTCCTGCACCGCCTCATCCAGGAACAACTACGCTACGGCAACCCCACAGACGCCCGCACCCTCCTGGCCATCCAGCAGCAGGCCCTGCGCGGAGGCAGCGGAGGGTTCCCTGGCGGAGGACCTGGGAGCGGAGCAGAAGAGGGCCCCGGTCGAAGCCCCCGCTCCTCCCTGGAGAGCCTCACCCAGGAGGACTCCTCATTCCTCCAGCTGTCCGCCCGTCAGGAGCCCCAGGGCCAGGAGCACCATGGAGACTACCAGCACTCGGAGAGCAGCTACCAGCTCTACCAGCTCCACGGCGAGGAGCTGCCCACCTACGAGCAGGCCAAGGCCCACTCCCAGTACCTGGCTCAGCATTGGTCGACCACCACGGGCCCCCACAAGCAGCTCCGCGAGGGGACACTCCTGCGCGATGGGGACTACCGTGCGGCGGAGGAGGAGCTGATTGAGTTGAAGCGAGGGCACGTGCGGTCGCTCAGCGAGCGTCTCCTGCAGCTGTCTCTGGAGAGAAATTGTGCCATGGCGAAGTCAGAGGCGGTGAAGAGCTCCTCACATAGTTACCCAGAGCTGGGTTACTACGCCCCCCCACAAGGCCTCCAGGACAAACGCAGCCCACACCCAGAATACTCATCGGTTACCATCATGACCCAAGGTTATATGCCCATCCACGCTCAAGAGCCCCAGTGTGTGTACAGGGACATGCCCCAGCCACTCCAGATCCACCAGCACAG GTATGCGGCCCCAGCCCAGCAGCAAGCGGAGGCCTGCTACGGCGTGTTCACTAGTCTGCCCCCTGGTGGCGTGGAGGAGCCCAGGCAGACGGAACTGCTGATGCTGGACAAtgagaggctgagacaggagctgGAGGGCCACCGAGAGAAGGCCTGCCGCATCCACAAG TTGGAGCAGGAGGTCCAGAGGGTTTCGGAGGCCTATGAGACTCTGCTGCAGGGCAGCTGTAAGAGGGAGAGCCTGGAGCAGACCTTGAGGAGCAGACTGGTGGACAAGATCAGCAGGCTGCAGGACTTCAACAGAGACCTCCAAG AAAGCCTGGCGAATGCCAGAACACACGCCGCCAAAGATGTGGAAGCTGCCGAACACAACCAGCACATCATGACCAAACTGCTCGAGCAAA ACGAGGAGCAGCAGTTTGAGCGTGAGCGCGCAGAGCGAGAACTCCAGCGGCTCCGTAACTCCGCCGAGGAGCAGGGCCTGAGGGTGGAGCAGCTGGAGGAGGCCCTGGAGGCCAAGCGGTGCAAGGGCCGGCAGCTGGAGGAGGAGCTGCGGCGGAAGCGGGCCTACGTGGAGAAGGTGGAGCGGCTGCAGAGCGCCCTGGCTCAGCTGCAGACCACCTGCGAGAAGCGCGAGGGCCTGGAGATGAGGTTGAGGACACGCCTGGAGCAGGAGCTGAAGAGCCTGAGGGCGCAGCAGAGGCAGTCTCACCCACCGGGCGTGACGGTGGGCTCGCTGCACGAGcgtctgagggagagagaggagcgtaTCCTAGCCCTGGAGGCGGACATGGTGCGCTGGGAGCAGAAGTACTTGGAGGAGAGCACCATGAGGCAGTTTGCCATGGACGTGGCCGCCACCGCCGCTCAGAG AGACACAACCATCATCAACCATTCTCCCTGCCACTCTTCCAACAACAGCTTCAATGAGGACCTGCCTGTAGCTGACTACAGAAACCAGGAGATGGAAAACCG GATCCGTGCTCTCTATACCCAAATCCTGGCGAAGGATGCTGTCATTAATATCCTCCATCAGCATTTGCACCAGGAACAGATCAAGAAGGATGGCTCTTGTCTGCCCACCGCCACGTACACTCCTGTCAGCACGGCCAGCTACACCAGCATAGGCAAAG GTAAGAGTCTGTCAGACgaccagactgctctctctcctctcctgtgctcCTCCGCAGCTCACCCCAGCCAGAGCTGTGGATCAGAGGATGGAGCTAAGGTCAAAGAGCCGGCCACTGGTTGTAAGCTCAGCATTG ACGACGCTGCTGCACAACATCATAACGCCTCCTTGAACCCATTAAGAGGCCCGGATGACTTGGAGGCAGAGGCAGTGGAAATCTTCATTTGA